The sequence GGCGTCAGCGTGTAGTCGTGCGGGGCGTTGTTGCGGAGCGTGACCGCACCGAGCCAGCGAGCCGTCACTACGTAGCTGTCGGCGTCGAGCTGACGGCTGAAACGGGCCGAATTGAGCGTCGGCAGGGTTAATTGCGTCTGATGGTCGGCGGCGTGGGTGTAGTTGACGCCCATGTCGGAAAAGGCGTTGGTCGGGTACGGAAACCGGACACGTACCTGAATGCGCTTAGCCCGCAGCAATGTCGAAACCACGCGCACGGCAACCACATCCTGACTCGCGTGGGCGCAGGTGGTGACGCTGATGGGCGACCCTTCGACAACGAATGAGCTGCTGATTTCGCCCGTCCACACATCGAGTTGCTGCCGTACCTGTTGCAGGTCAGCCAGTTGGGCGGGCTTCCCGTCGCGTTTCAGAATTACCAGCCCCACATTGCCCAGTTGCAGTCGGTGCGGGTTTTGGCGGAAATAATCGGCGGCTCCCTGCGCCCGGCCAGGTTCGCGGCCCTGCACAGCATAGGGCCGATCGTTCCCGTTGAACGAATACGGTTTCAGGCATTCGTCGAACCGGTACTGACCCGTATTGGGGAAGCGATGCCAGCCCCAGTCGGACTGCGTACCCAGCGGAATGCCGTGGGCGTAGGCTTCGGGAAACGATTGCAGGCCCGTGGCGTCGACCGTGAAGGCAAACCGGCCGTTCCCGACAGTGAGCGACCCCAGCGTGTCGGGGCGGGTCAGCACCACCCGGTGCCGATTCACCACGGCCTGCCGGTCGATGGGCGTTGCGCGGGATTGGGCCAGACTCACGAGCGCGCAAAGCGTCAGCAGGAAGGTCAGGGGTAAGCGGTGCATACGGGCTTTTAGCCTGCATAAGACCGCTTACCCCGTCTGGCTACTGAACCAGCAACACGTTCTTGCCTTTGGAATGGCCCAGTTTCTGGTACGCCAACGCTTCTTTGGCGGCGGTCAGGGCAAATTGCCGGTCGATCACCACCTTCAGTACGCCCTGCTCGATCAGCCCGACGAGCTGTTTTAGTTGCTCGGCGTCGGCATGAAACAGAAAATGCTGGGCCGTAATGCCGTGTTGTTCGGCCAGCCCTTCCACGGGTTTGGCGGTAATGGTCACGTAGCGGCCACCCGGTTTCAGCAGCGGAATCGTCTGCGCCGACGTACCCATGCTATCGAACACGGCATCAAAATCGGCGGGCAGGCTGTCGTAGCCATCATGGTAATCGACTACCTCATCGGCACCGGCTTCCCGCACGAAGGCTTCGTTTTTCTCCGACGCCACGGCCACTACCCGCGCGCCTTTCCACTTGGCCAGTTGCACGGCGAAATAGCCCACGCCCCCCGCCGCCGCCTGAATCAGGACTTTATGGCCGGGCTGAATGGTCAGTTTGTCGAACAACCCCTGCCAGGCCGTCAGCCCCGCCAGCGGAATCGCGGCCGCTTCGGCAAACGACAGGTTGGTGGGCTTGAGCGCCAGATGTTCTGGCTCCGTAACGATGTACTCGGCAAACGCGCCCTGTTTGGCCCATTCGAGCGACCCGATCACTTCGTCGCCCACGGCAAAGGTTGTCACGTCGGCGCCAACCTGCTCCACCACCCCGGCGATGTCGGTGCCGATGATGTGGGGCATCTGAAAAATACCGTTTATCACCCCTTTCCAGTCAACGGGATTGATGCCACAGGCATGCACACGCACCAGTACCTGACCGGCATTGGGCGTGGGTACGTCGAGGTCCTGCACCTGAATGTTGTCCAGCGACCCTTTTTCACTAATGGTAATGGCTGTCATTGTATGAAGCGGGCCGCGTTACGCCGACCCTACCCGTTGGACACGAAACCCGCTGTTATGGTTCTCGTGGCGGGTGGGTTTTGTACAGGTGCGGTTAGCGCCAACCCTAGTCGTCGCCGTAGATCAGCTTGCCGGTGATGGGCAGGCGTTTGCCGCGCAGGTCGCTCATGGGCCCCTCCACAATGCCACAATCCAGCAGGTTATCCGGCGACGACCGGCGACCGCTGTAGACGTTGACGAGCAGGCGGATGTCTTTATCGGCCAGCGCGTCGTAGTCTTTTCGGGCAAATTTGAGGTTTTCGAAGGTGGCTACCCGGGCCGTCGTCAACTCGATTTTCTGATCCTTCACACCCACTTCGCCCGATTCCAGAAATTCCTGACTCGTGGTGTCTTTAGGCGTGCCGCTGAAAAAGGCCGCCACGATCACCGTTTCTTTATCTGCTTTCAGTTTCGCTTCGGCTTTGGGGCTCAGTTGCAGGGCGATGGTCACGCGGGGAATCACCACCGAGTCCCCGTCGAGTTGATAATAACCTATATCAGACGCGATAGCGGTTGTTTTGGGGCTATCGGTGGCGGTATTGTTTCGCTCGGTACGTGATGAGCAGGCGGCGACAAACAGCGCTATGGCAAACAGAAACCGGTGGGCGGTCATGCGCAGTTGGGGAAGGCTTGGGATGGTTTACTGCTTGTAAAGAAACGCAATCAGCACACTGACGAGGGCCAGGCCAGCAAAAAGTAACCCGGCGGTGTGGCGTCCGGTCAGGTACAGCAGCCACGCGCCTATCAGGAAGAAGGCGATCTCAAACACGAGCCGCCCCGCAAAGGGTAGCCGGTAGGCCGACCGGGGTGCGGCAAACACCCCCCAGAGGGTTATGCCCAGCAGCGTTAGCCCAATGGCAAACAGGTACTTGGTCAGGGTGGTGCGGCCCTGCTGAAACCCCCAGGTGGCCAGACTGGCAAACAGGGCCAATTCCAGCAGAAACGCCAGCCCCAGATTGATCGTTTTGAGTAGGTTCATAACGAATCGTGGCCTTTCGAGCCGTACAGGTTCTTATTGCTTACGACCCAGCCACAGCAAGCCGTTGACAATCAACTGGTTTTGCGCCGGGCTCTGAAACGACGACGACAGTTCGCGGTTGGTTTTGTTTTCGTAGTCGATGTCGTTGTGGCCCATGTTCACGTACAGCATCCGGTACTTGCGGTTGGTCCAGACAACAGGGTAATAACCACTGTGCCAGATTTCATGGGGTTTCGGGCCGGTGCCCAGCGGAAAGCTTTTGGCGTCGATCGCCAGCAGAATGTCGATGTCGGGGTTCTGGCGCAGGTCGTTTTGCCAGCGGTACCATTCGTTCGGTGTAGACTGGAAGGTGGTGGGTAAGCCCTTCGTGACGGGGTGGGTCGGGTCTTCGACGTGCAGGATGGCGGCGGTGGGTCGCCAGGTATTGCTGCCGTATTGGCCTGACCCCAGCAACTGGTTGTGGTACCAGTCCCAGTTTTGTGGGTACGTCGAGGGCGTCAGGGCGAAGGCGGCGAAGTGGAAGCCCAACCAGGCCCCGCCCCCTTCCAGGTACGTCTGAAACGCGGCGCGTTGTTCGGGTTTCTCGGGGCGGGTATCCAGAAAGACAACGACCTGATAGTTGGCCAGAAATGACGCGTTCAGGTCGGCCCAGTTGCTGGTCGAGTCGTAGCGAAAGCCGTGCTCGGTACCCATTTTGGCCAGCCATCGGTTAGCTTCGTGTACAAAGCTGATGTGCGCCGGATCGTTTTTGGCCGTGTAAAACCCAACGACCTTAAACGGCTGGGTACGTCCATACTGGGTACGTGGTTGGGCTTGGGTGATCGTGCTTACGAGCAAGATGAAAAAGACTATCAGATAGCGGCCGGGCATTGGCGTATTGAAAACTTGGCTGTTTTCTAGAGACGGATAACAATGCCCTTTCTACCCGGTTTTTTGACTTTTTTGTCATTCCGAGGCACGAGGAATATTACGTTCTCGCGGCTTTTGAGTCAGCACGCATCAAGATTCCTCGTCCCTCGGAATGACAAAGAGCCTATTCCGGCGTGAATTGTAAATGGTATTTTTTGTCATCCCGACGGAAAGAGGGATCTCGAAGCGCCCCTACCCACAAGCAGGGAAATCTTAAGATCCCTCCTTCCGTCGGGATGACAAAAAATCTCCACACAAATTCCTATTGGTCAGCGCATTAACCTGTAAACTCGCTGCAAATCAGGCAATTCTACCAGTAGTCATTCCACTCAGAATTTTACGACACCCTCGTAGGCTTTTTTGGGTTTCCCGTCTTTGTCGAATAGCAGCGGGTAATCTTTGCGGCCGGGGACGGGGAAGTTGTCGAGCCACGAGTAGCGATCGGAGAGGTTCCAGAACGTGACGCCGGTGATGGTTTTGCGGTGCTTACGGAACACGTCGAACAGCATTTTGTAATGCGCAGCCTGTTTGTCGTTCATCTCGGGCGTAAACTCGCTCTTGTCAGTGTCGCGGCGCTCGCGGCGTTCGTGCTCTTTAGGATACACCGACACGTCGAGTTCGGTGATCTGCACCTTCAGACCCAGGCCAGCGAATTTGGTGATCGACTCTTCCAACTCCTGTCGGGTCGGCTCGAAAATCGACCAGTGCGCCTGCAACCCAACGCCGTTGATGGGTACGTTCCGGGCTTTCAGCTTTTTCAATACCTGATAAATCTTCTCCCGTTTCGCGGCGCTCTCGGTGTTGTAATCGTTGTAGAAAAGCTGCGCCGAGGGGTCGGCCTCGTGGGCATACTGGAAGGCTTTTTCGATGTAATCCTCGCCAATGATCTCGTAAAATTTCGACTTCCGGTAAATGCCGGTTCCGGTGTCGGGCACGGCTTCGTTGACCACATCCCAGGCGTAGATTTTGCCTTTGTAGTGGCCCATCACATCGGTAATGTGCTGTTTCAGGCGGGCGAGCAGTACCTCACGGCTCACCTGCTTCCCTGTCGAGTCGGTAAAGAACCACCGGGGCGTCTGGTTGTGCCAGCAGAGCGTATGACCACGCAGCTTGATGTTATTCTGCTGGGCGAAGTCGGCGATGGCGTCGGCATCTTTCCAGTAGTAGCGGTTCGGCTCCGGGTGAATCGGCCCCATCTTCATGGCGTTTTCGGGCGTCATGCTGTTGAACTGCGCCTTGATCAAGTCGGCGTCGGGGCCGGGCTGCACCATACGCTGATTCACCGCCACCCCGATGGGGAAGTAGTTTTTGTAATAGTCTTTCAGCCCTTTTTCGGGGGCAATGAACGCCGATACCAGCGTCAGCAGAGCAAGTGAAACGATGCGCATAGTTGTGTTTGTTTGACCCCACCCCCTGCCCCCTCCCCTTGGTTAAGGGGAGGGGGTTTTAGCGGGCGAAAGCTCATTTTAGCCGAACTTGATGAAGTGGTTGAACTGGTAAGCCTCATCTTAAGATGGCGGGGCAGGTAGCTCGTTTTAAACAAACCTGATTCAGTGGCTAGACTAGCCAACCTCCCCTCCCCTGCTTTCAGGGGAGGGGCCGGGGCGGTCCCGCGTCCGGGTGGGTCCTACTTCACTTCCAGCACGACCACCGAGAACGGCGGGAGCGAAACGGTGAGCTTGTCGCCGTC comes from Fibrella aestuarina BUZ 2 and encodes:
- a CDS encoding endo-1,4-beta-xylanase; its protein translation is MRIVSLALLTLVSAFIAPEKGLKDYYKNYFPIGVAVNQRMVQPGPDADLIKAQFNSMTPENAMKMGPIHPEPNRYYWKDADAIADFAQQNNIKLRGHTLCWHNQTPRWFFTDSTGKQVSREVLLARLKQHITDVMGHYKGKIYAWDVVNEAVPDTGTGIYRKSKFYEIIGEDYIEKAFQYAHEADPSAQLFYNDYNTESAAKREKIYQVLKKLKARNVPINGVGLQAHWSIFEPTRQELEESITKFAGLGLKVQITELDVSVYPKEHERRERRDTDKSEFTPEMNDKQAAHYKMLFDVFRKHRKTITGVTFWNLSDRYSWLDNFPVPGRKDYPLLFDKDGKPKKAYEGVVKF
- a CDS encoding YrdB family protein: MNLLKTINLGLAFLLELALFASLATWGFQQGRTTLTKYLFAIGLTLLGITLWGVFAAPRSAYRLPFAGRLVFEIAFFLIGAWLLYLTGRHTAGLLFAGLALVSVLIAFLYKQ
- a CDS encoding ThuA domain-containing protein; its protein translation is MPGRYLIVFFILLVSTITQAQPRTQYGRTQPFKVVGFYTAKNDPAHISFVHEANRWLAKMGTEHGFRYDSTSNWADLNASFLANYQVVVFLDTRPEKPEQRAAFQTYLEGGGAWLGFHFAAFALTPSTYPQNWDWYHNQLLGSGQYGSNTWRPTAAILHVEDPTHPVTKGLPTTFQSTPNEWYRWQNDLRQNPDIDILLAIDAKSFPLGTGPKPHEIWHSGYYPVVWTNRKYRMLYVNMGHNDIDYENKTNRELSSSFQSPAQNQLIVNGLLWLGRKQ
- a CDS encoding NADP-dependent oxidoreductase, yielding MTAITISEKGSLDNIQVQDLDVPTPNAGQVLVRVHACGINPVDWKGVINGIFQMPHIIGTDIAGVVEQVGADVTTFAVGDEVIGSLEWAKQGAFAEYIVTEPEHLALKPTNLSFAEAAAIPLAGLTAWQGLFDKLTIQPGHKVLIQAAAGGVGYFAVQLAKWKGARVVAVASEKNEAFVREAGADEVVDYHDGYDSLPADFDAVFDSMGTSAQTIPLLKPGGRYVTITAKPVEGLAEQHGITAQHFLFHADAEQLKQLVGLIEQGVLKVVIDRQFALTAAKEALAYQKLGHSKGKNVLLVQ